The following DNA comes from Streptomyces pristinaespiralis.
CCGGCCCGGGGCGGACGGGGCCCGGTCCGGGCGGGGCGCTGATCGTGCCTGGGACCGACGGGGCGCTGATCGTGCCCGGGACCGACGGGGCGCTGATCGTGCCCGGGACCGACGGGGCCTGATCTGCACGTCGCTGACCGGGTCCTGATCTGCACTTCGCAGCTGGGCCCGGGCCCGGGGCGGGCCCCTGTTCCGGCCCGGGACCGGACCGTCCCCGTCCGGCCTGACCCCACCGGAGGGGCACCGCCCCGGTTGTCGCCCGTGTTGCGGCTGTCACTGGGCCAGCCGGCCGTACGACACCGTTCCGGTCCCCGGCATCCCGCCGTTCCCGGGTGACGATCCGTCAATGAGCTCGAGACACCGCGACCGGTTTCTGATCGTCCCGGTGATGCTGTGCACGCTCCTCGGCACGCCGGCATCCACAGCCGTGGCGTCCGACGGCCCGGCGCCACCGGCAGGCGCCGAAGTGGCACGGCTCTACGCGGAGGCGGCCAGGGCGACGGAGCAGTACGAGCAGGGCAGGCGCGCCGCAGAGCGGCAGCGGGCCACGGCGAACCGGCTCGAGGGCAGGGTGGCCCGACAACGGGAGCGGCTCGGCGTCGTCCACGACGCCATCGGCGGCGTCGCCCGGGAGCAGTACCGCACCGGTGGCTCGCTCGCCCACGCCGGCCGCCTCCTGCTCGCGGACGACCCGGACGCGTTGCTGCGCGGCTACCGGCTCGCCGCCCGGGCCGAGAAGGCCGTCAGCCGGCTGCTGGACCGCGAGCGGGCGGCGGAGCGTGACCTCGTCGCCGCGGAGACGAACGCCCGTGCCGCATGGCAGAACCTCGACGAACGCACCGCGCGCCTGGCGGTCGTCAAGCGCGGTATCGAGACCAAGCTGGAGTCCGCGCAGTGGAGGCTCCAGGCAGAGGCGGACCGCAGTGTGGCGGCGGGCAGGTGCGCGGGGGCCGTGCGCATCGATCAGCCGGGCAGGGCCGCGCGGGGCCCGGACTGGGTGGCGCCCGTGGAGAACTACACGCTGTCCGCCGGCTTCGGCGGCTCCGGCGAGCGATGGGCGCGGCGGCACACCGGCCAGGACTTCGCCGTGGACATCGGGGCCCCCGTGCGGTCGGTCGGGACGGGCCGGGTGGCGTCCGTGTCGTGCGGCGGGGCCTTCGGTATCGAGATCCTGGTGCAGCACCCCGACGGCTACTACTCCCAGTACGCGCACCTGGCGGGGGTCACCGTCGACCAGGGCGAGCGGGTGGCCGCCGGCCAGTGGATCGGTCAGGCGGGTACGACGGGGAATTCGACGGGGCCGCACCTGCACTTCGAGGTGCGGCTCACGCCGTATCTGGGGTCCGGTGTGGATCCGGCCGTCTGGCTGCGCGAGCGCGGTGTGAACCTCTGACCGCGACCGCGCGGCCGGTGCGTCCGTGGAGCATCCCGCCGCGGGCACGGCAGGGTCCGTCTCAGAGCTGCTGCTCCGAGCGCGTGGCCAGGATCTGTTCGATGACCACCGCGACTCCGTCGTCGTTGTTGGCGACCGTGCGCCCGGAGGCGGCCGCGATCACGTCGGGGTGCGCGTTGCCCATGGCGTAGGAGGTCCCGGCCCAGGTCAGCATCTCGACGTCGTTCGGCATGTCACCGAACGCCACCACCTCGTCGGAGGAGATGCCCCGCTGGGCGCAGCACAGCGCCAGGGTGCTGGCCTTGCTCACGCCCCGTCCGCTGACCTCCAGGAGCGCGGTCGGGCTGGAGCGGGTGAAGGAGGCGACGCCGCCCGCTGCCGTGCGGGCCAGGGTGAGGAAGCCGTCCGGCAGGAGTTCGGGATGGTGGGCGAGCAGCTTGAGCACGGGGGCGCCCTCGCCCGGCTCCTCCTCGTGGAGAAGCTTCTCCGCCGGGGCGATCGTCGCCCCGGGGTCGAGATGGAAGGGCGGGTAGTCGGGCTCGTAGTGGATGCCGGTGGTCAGCTCGACCGCGAAGGACGTGCCGGGGGCGGTCGCGCGCAGCGTCCGCACGACCTCCAGGGCCGCGGCCCGGGGCAGGTCGCGGACCTCCAGCAGTTCGCCGCCGGCGTGCAGATCGACCACCGCGGCACCGTTCGCGCAGATGGCGAGGCCGTGGCCGTGGACGTGGGCGCTGACGACGTCCATCCAGCGGGCGGGCCTGCCGGTGACGAAGAAGACCTCGATCCCCGCCTCCTCGGCGGCCGCGAGTGCGGCGATCGTACGGTCGGAGACCGACTTGTCGTCGCGCAGCAGAGTGCCGTCGAGGTCGGTGGCGATCAGCCGGGGTGTGGTGGCGGGCAGGCGGCGGGGATCGGTAGCTGAGGTCACAGATCCATTCTCGCGTACCGGGTGCACGTGCGTGCGAGAGGGCGCACATTTGAGTGGACATCGGCAAACCGGCCCGTCCGCGTACGCTCGGGGTCATGCGTCTGAGCACTGTGATACTCCCCGTCCGCCCCTGGCGGACCGGTGGCCGCGACGAGTGGCTGCGCGCCGAGCAGCTCGGCTTCCACACCGCGTACACCTACGACCACCTCTCGTGGCGGTCCTTCCGGGACGGCCCCTGGTACGGGGCCGTCCCGACGCTGACCGCGGCTGCCGCGGCGACCGAGCGGCTGCGCCTCGGGACGCTGGTCACCTCGCCGAACTTCCGGCACCCGGTGACCCTGGCGAAGGACCTGATCTCGCTGGACGACGTCTCCGACGGGCGGATCACCCTGGGGATCGGTGCGGGCGGAACGGGCTTCGACGCCACCGCCCTGGGGCAGGAGGCGTGGACACCTCGGGAGCGGGCGGACCGCTTCGCCGAGTTCGTGCCGCTGCTCGACCGGCTGCTCAGCGAGGGTTCCGTGACGCACGAGGGGGCCTTCTACTCTGCGGTGGAGGCCAGGAACATCCCCGGGTGCGTGCAGCGGCCGCGGCTGCCGTTCGCGATCGCCGCGACCGGACCGCGCGGGCTGAAGCTCGCGGCGCGGTACGGGCAGGCCTGGGTGACCACCGGAGACCCGAAGCTGTTCGAGACGGGCACCCCGGAGCAGTCCCTGGAAGCCATCGCCGGCCAGATCGACAAGCTCGCCAAGGCCTGTGCGGACACCGGCCGGAAGGTGGAAGAGCTGGACAAGGTCCTGCTCACCGGCTTCACACCCGACCGTGGGCGGCCGCTCGAGTCGCTGGACGCGTTCGTCGACTTCGCGGGCAAGCACATCGAGCTCGGGTTCACCGAGATCGTCGTCCACGCCCCGATCCCCGACTCGGACTTCGCCGCCGACCAGGCGGTCTTCGAACGCATCGCTACGGAGGCGCCGGCCCAGCTCGGCGGCTGACGCAGGCGCGGACCGCTGCCCTCAGGGGCGCTGGGCGCCGGGGAAGCGGATGAACCGGGGCGGTACGGAAGCGGTGAGCCAGACGCCGTTGGCGCTCACCCGGAAGACATGACCGGCCCGGTGCAGCGCTCCGGCGTGGACGGAGAGGACGACGGGGCGGCCGCGCCGGGCGCCCACGCGGGTCGCCGTCTCCCGGTCGGGCGAGAGGTGCACGTCGTGGCGGGCCATGGGCAGCAGGCCGTCCGCGCGGATCGCGTCCAGATTGCGGGAGACGGTCCCGTGGTACAGGTATTCGGGCGGCTCCGAGGCGGGCAGGTCGAGATCGACGGCGACGGTGTGGCCCTGGTTGGCGCGGATGAGCGTGCCGTCGATGGTGAAACGGCGTTTGTCGTTGACGGCGACGACGTGCTCGAGCTCGGCACGGGTGAAAGGGAAGCCGTGCTCGGACGCCGCCCGCATCAGATCGTCGATCTCCACCCAGCCGTTGGCGTCGAGGGTGATGCCGATCCGCTCCGGTTGGTGACGCAGATGCTTCGAGAGGTACTTCGACACCTTGACGGTGCGTCTCTCGTCCGGCGGCACTGTTCCGCCGGTTCCAGATGTCGGGTTCATGCCGCCAGCGTGCCCGGTGGGATGTCGCCGACGCCACTGAGAAAATTTCGGCCCCGAGGTTTGATCCACAAGCAACTCCGCTTATCCACAGGGGAATTGGCAGCTCTGTGGACAACTGCTTTTACTTTTCAGTCTATTTGATCAACTTGCCGCGATCTTGCACGGTTTGACGCCATTGCATCCAATGCCCTGTTATGGAGCTCGCGTTCGGTTGCCGCGCGCACGAAGGCGGCAGCGTCGTCCGGACCAACCAGGCGTCGTACGGCACGCATTGTTCCGGCGGGGAGGATCACCGTCGTGCGCTCTTCCTCCGCCTTCGGCGGCCCGTCCGCCAAGAGGTGCTGCCGGAGGTGGAGCGTCGCGAACAGCCTCATGGCACGCGCCAGTTCGGCGTCGATCGTCTGCTGCGCGAGAGGGCGCAGCCGCCGGACGAGTGCCGCCGCTTCCGTCGCGTCGGAGTCGGTCGGCGGCCCGTTCTCCAGGAACCGCGCGAAGACGTGCTCGGTCGTGAACTCCAGGAAGCGGGAGGCGATGTGCTCGACCTGCTGCCGAACCTCCCTGAGATGTCCCGATATTGCGCTGAGCGGAACACCCGCCGCATGCAACTCAACGGCTACAGAGAGCTCTTGGGGGCTCGGCACGAGGAACTCGTCCTCTTCGCCCGGAATCGGCTCCAGTACGCCGAGAGCCACCGCCTCCGCGAGAGCGTCCTCGTCGGGCGCCCCGCCGAAGCGGCGCTCCAACTCCGCGCGGGAGATCCTCGTGCCCTCCTCGTCGGTCCACGGGCCCTGTACTTCGGCCACCAGACCGAGGACTCCGCCGAGTCCGCGACCGGTGTCCCAGGCGTCCATAAGCTCCTTGATGGAGGCCAGTGTGTAGCCCCGGTCGAGGAGGTCCGCGATCTGGTGCAGGCGGTCGAGGTGGGCGGGGCCGTACACGTTGGACCGGCCCCGCCGCTCCGGCCTGGGCAGCAGCCCGCGGTCCTGATAGGCGCGGATGGTCCGGACCGTGGCCCCGCTGTGGTGCGCCAGGTCCTCGATCCGGTATTCGGCTGCGACATGTTCCGGCAAATCCCGCTCCCCTCAACCGCCTTCGGCGGCGCTGCTCAAAGCCGCGGCTCGATCCTCGCGAACGCGCGCAGCAGCCCCGGCGAGACGCGCGACAGCACACGAGCGCCGCGGGCCTCCGGGGTGACCGGTACGACGGCCTGGTTCCGCACGACGGCCCGCAGGATGGCCTCTGCGACCTTCTCCGGAGGGTAGTTGCGGAGCCCGTACAGCCGCGCGGTCCTCTTCTGCCGCCGCTTCTCCTCCGTCTCGTCCACCCCCGCGAAGCGGGCGGTGGCGGTGATGTTGGTGTTGACGATCCCGGGGCAGACCGCGGTGACCCCGATGTCCCGGCCGGCCAGTTCGGCACGCAGACACTCGCTGAGCATCAGCACCGCGGCCTTCGAGGTGCTGTACGCGGGCAGGGCCCGGGACGGCAAATAGGCAGCGGCGGAGGCGGTGTTGACAATGTGGCCGCCCTGGCCGCGCTCGGCCATCTGACCGCCGAAGATCCGGCAACCGTGGATCACTCCCCACAAGTTGACGTCCAGGACCTTCTTCCAGTCCTCCGAGCTCGTGTCCAGGAACGGTCCGGAGAGGCCGATCCCGGCGTTGTTGACCAGTACATCGACGACGCCGTATTCGGCGGCGACCTTCCCGGCCAGTTCCTCCATGGCTTGTTCGTCGCTGACGTCCACCACTTCGGCCCAGGCGTCGTAGGCGCCTGTGAGCAGGCACGTCTCAGCCGTGTCGGCCGCGCCCGCGGCGTCCCGGTCCGCGGCCACGACGCGCGCGCCGGCCGCCGCGAAGGCGAGTGCCGTGGCGCGGCCGATACCGCTGGCCGCTCCCGTCACCAGGACCAGCCGGCCGGCGAAGTGTTCCGCGTACGGCCCCGTTGCCGGCCGTGCCTGCGTCTCCTGACCGCGGGACCCGCCGTCGCGGGCCTCGTGCGTCTCGACGAAGTCGGCGATCCATGCGCTGAGTTGGTCCGGGCGCGTGCGGGGCACCCAGTGCTTGGCCGCCAGCGAGCGCCGGGTCAACTGCGGTACCCACTCGTCGAGATCGTCGTACAGCCGCTCGGAGAGGAACGCGTCACCGGTCGGAGTGATCAGCTGGACCGGAGCGTGGGCGTGGGCGTCCGCGCGCGGGCGACGCAGCCGGGCGCGGATGTTGTCGCGGTAGAGCCAGGCGCCGCGGGCCGCGTCCTGCGGCAACGACGCCGTCGGGTAGTCGCCCGAGGGCACCTTCTCGATCCGCTGAAGGATTCCCGGCCAGTACTTGCCCAGCGGGCCGCGCCAGGCCAGCTCGGGCAGGACCGGCGTGTGCAGCATGTACACGTACCAGGACTTGGCGCCCTGGCCGAGCAGTTGGCCGACCCTCCTGGGCGTCGGGCGGACCGTCCGCCGTTTGATCCAGTGGCCGAAGTGGTCCAGGGACGGACCCGACATGGAGGTGAAGGAGGCGATGCGGCCCTCGGTCCGCCCGACCGTGACGAACTCCCACGCCTGCACGGAGCCCCAGTCGTGTCCGACCAGGTGCACGGGCCGGTCGGGACTCACGGCGTCGGCGACCGCCAGGAAATCGTCCGTCAGCTTTTCCAGCGTGAATCCGCCGCGCAACGGGACGGGGGCCGTGGAGCGGCCGTGGCCACGGACGTCGTACAGCACCACGTGGAACTTCTCCGCGAGGCGGGTCGCGACCTTTGACCAGACCTCCTTGCTGTCGGGATAGCCGTGGACGAGCACCACGGTCGGCCGTGTCGCGTCGCCGAGCTCGGCGACGCACAGCTCGATCCCTCCCGTACTGATCCGGCGCTCACGCGCCGTCGGCAGTCCTCGCACGCTCAACGGTCCTCTCCTCGGCACAGCCTCCGCACCCGGGCAGTCCTCCGGCCGGAAAGGCGCTTCCCAGGGGCTTCGGGGCCGCGAACGCCGTGCGGTCCCCACCCACGGGCCCCGGCCACCGTCCGTCCCCCGGTGTGACACGCGCCGTAACCGGCCACTGATGAATGTGACAATGCCCGGCGGCTGCGTCAAGGGTCGTGCGGAGCCTGTGGAAAACCCGTCCGCCGTTCCTCCTCCCCCGAGAGCCGCGTCCACCAAGGTCGGACAGCCCTTACGGGCCTGTACCTCTTGAGTCGGAGACGGATAGAGCCGCGAGGCTGACGTCAGACGTGCCGTACGCCACTACCTTCGAAACGTGACTGTGATCGCGACCGAAAGCCTGAGCAAGCGGTTCCCCAGGGTGACCGCGCTTGACCGGCTCTCCTTGGACATCGGCCCCGGTGTGACCGGCCTGGTGGGCGCCAACGGAGCCGGCAAGTCCACGTTGATCAAGATCCTGCTGGGTCTGTCCCCCGCCACGGAAGGCCGTGCCGCCGTGCTCGGCCTGGACGTCGCCACCGACGGCGCCCGGATCCGCGAGCAGGTGGGCTACATGCCCGAGCACGACTGCCTGCCGCCGGACGTCTCCGCCACGGAGTTCGTCGTCCACATGGCGCGCATGTCCGGCCTCCCGCCGACCGCCGCACGAGAACGCACCGCGGACACGCTGCGCCACGTCGGCCTGTACGAGGAGCGGTACCGCCCCATCGGCGGTTACTCGACCGGCATGAAGCAGCGCGTCAAACTCGCGCAGGCCCTGGTCCACGACCCGAAGCTGGTCCTGCTCGACGAGCCGACCAACGGCCTCGACCCGGTCGGCCGTGACGAAATGCTCGGCCTGATCCGGCGCGTCCACACCGACTTCGGCATCTCGGTCCTGGTCACCTCCCATCTGCTCGGCGAACTCGAGCGCACCTGCGACCACGTCGTCGTCGTCGACGGCGGCACCCTGCTGCGTTCCAGCTCCACCAAGGAGTTCACGCAGACGACGACCACCCTCGCGGTCGAGGTCACCGACTCCGACGCACATCCCGACGGAACGGCCGCGCTCCGTGCGGCCCTCACCGCCGCCGGACTCAAGCTGCACGACCGCACGGAGGACGGGCTGCCCGGCGCCGGCCACGTCCTCCTGCTCGAGGCGTCCGGCGAGGAGACGTACGACACCGTGCGCGACGCCGTCGCGGACCTCGGTCTCGGGCTCGTGCGCATGGAACAGCGACGCCACCACATCGCGGAGGTCTTCCGCCCTGAGGCCGCCAAGGCCATGGAGGTGCAGGCCTGATGAGCACCCAGCCCCTCGGCGGACAGGCCCCCGGAACCACGCGGATCCACAACATCGGCTACCGCAACTACGACGGCCCCCGCCTCGGCCGCGCCTACGCGCGCCGCTCCCTCTACTCGCAGTCGCTGCGCGGCGCCTTCGGTCTCGGCCGCTCGGCCAAGTCCAAGGTGCTGCCGATGATCCTCCTCGGCATCATGTGCATGGTCGCGGCGATCATCGTGGCCGTGGCGGTCGCCACCCCCAACATGACCGACCTGCCGCTGAAGTACACGCGCTACGCGATCATCATGCAGGCGCTGATCGCCCTGTTCCTCGCCTCGCAGGCACCGCAGTCCGTCTCCCGCGATCTGCGTTTCAAGTCCGTGCCGCTGTACTTCTCCCGTCCGATCGAACGCGTCGACTACGTCCTCGCCAAGTTCGCGGCGATGGCCTCCGCCGTCTTCGTGCTCACCGCCGCACCGCTGGTGATCCTTTACGCGGGCGCGCTGCTGGCGGAGTTCGACTTCGCCGATCAGACGAAGGGCTTCGCCCAGGGACTGGTCTCCGTGGCCGTCCTCTCGGTCCTGTTCGGCGGGATCGGGCTCGTGCTCGCCGCGTTCACTCCCCGCCGCGGCTTCGGCGTGGCCGCAGTGATCGCGACGCTCACCATCACCTACGGCGCGGTCTCCACCGTCCAGGCCATCGCCTGGGAAACGGGTTCCGCCGGTGTGATCCAGTGGCTGGGACTCTTCTCACCGGTCACGCTCATCGACGGGCTGCAGACCGCCTTCCTCGGCGCGACCTCCGCCTTCCCCGGCGGTGAGGGACCCGGCGCCGGCGTCGGAGTCGTCTACCTGCTCACCGTCCTCGCGCTCGTCGCCGGTTCGTACGGCGTCCTCATGCGCCGCTACCGAAAGGTCGGGCTGTGACCTCGCAACCGTCGCCCGCCACCACCCTTCCTAGGAATGCGCCGCGCCCATGAGCACTCTTCGCATCGACAACACCTCTCGGTGGTTCGGCAACGTCGTCGCCGTCAACGACGTGACGATGACCATCGGCCCCGGCGTCACCGGCCTCCTCGGCCCCAACGGTGCGGGAAAGTCCACCCTCATCAACATGATGGGCGGCTTCCTCGCCCCCTCGAACGGCACCGTCACCCTGGACGGAGCACAGATCTGGCGCAACGAGTCCGTGTACCGGCAGATCGGCGTCGTCCCGGAGCGGGAGGCGATGTACGACTTCCTCACCGGCCGTGAGTTCGTGGTCGCCAACGCCGAACTGCACGGGCTGGGCACGAAGGAGGCCCAGAGGGCGCTCGCGACGGTCGAGATGGAGTACGCGCAGGACCGCAAGGTCTCCACGTACAGCAAGGGCATGCGCCAGCGGGTGAAGATGGCTTCCGCCCTCGTGCACGACCCGTCGGTGCTGCTGCTCGACGAACCGTTCAACGGCATGGACCCGCGCCAGCGGATGCAGCTGATGGACCTGCTGCGGCGCATGGGCGCCGAGGGCCGTACGGTCCTGTTCTCCTCGCACATCCTGGAGGAGGTGGAGCAACTCGCCTCGCACATCGAGGTGATCGTCGCGGGACGCCACGCGGCCAGCGGCGACTTCCGCCGGATCCGCCGGCTGATGACGGACCGGCCGCACCGCTATCTCGTGCGCTCCAGCGACGACCGGGCGCTCGCCGCCGCCTTGATCGCCGACCCGTCGACCGCGGGGATCGAGGTCGACCTTGCCGAGGGCGCGCTGCGCATCCAGGCGGTGGACTTCGGCCGGTTCACCGAGCTCCTTCCGAGGGTCGCCCGCGAGCACTCCATCCGGCTGCTGACGGTCTCGCCCTCCGACGAGTCCCTCGAGTCGGTCTTCTCCTACCTCGTAGCGGCCTGAAAGGAGCTGTGACGGACATGTACAACCCCACAGTCGCCCGGCTCACCTATCGGGCCGTCCTCGGCAGGCGCCGAGCCGCGATCCTGTTCGTGCTCCCCGGCCTGCTGCTGCTGATCGCGGCCGCCGTACGGGGCTTCAACGGGGCGGACGACCAGGTCGCCGCCGACGTCC
Coding sequences within:
- a CDS encoding M23 family metallopeptidase, translating into MSSRHRDRFLIVPVMLCTLLGTPASTAVASDGPAPPAGAEVARLYAEAARATEQYEQGRRAAERQRATANRLEGRVARQRERLGVVHDAIGGVAREQYRTGGSLAHAGRLLLADDPDALLRGYRLAARAEKAVSRLLDRERAAERDLVAAETNARAAWQNLDERTARLAVVKRGIETKLESAQWRLQAEADRSVAAGRCAGAVRIDQPGRAARGPDWVAPVENYTLSAGFGGSGERWARRHTGQDFAVDIGAPVRSVGTGRVASVSCGGAFGIEILVQHPDGYYSQYAHLAGVTVDQGERVAAGQWIGQAGTTGNSTGPHLHFEVRLTPYLGSGVDPAVWLRERGVNL
- a CDS encoding HAD hydrolase family protein encodes the protein MTSATDPRRLPATTPRLIATDLDGTLLRDDKSVSDRTIAALAAAEEAGIEVFFVTGRPARWMDVVSAHVHGHGLAICANGAAVVDLHAGGELLEVRDLPRAAALEVVRTLRATAPGTSFAVELTTGIHYEPDYPPFHLDPGATIAPAEKLLHEEEPGEGAPVLKLLAHHPELLPDGFLTLARTAAGGVASFTRSSPTALLEVSGRGVSKASTLALCCAQRGISSDEVVAFGDMPNDVEMLTWAGTSYAMGNAHPDVIAAASGRTVANNDDGVAVVIEQILATRSEQQL
- a CDS encoding LLM class flavin-dependent oxidoreductase, which translates into the protein MRLSTVILPVRPWRTGGRDEWLRAEQLGFHTAYTYDHLSWRSFRDGPWYGAVPTLTAAAAATERLRLGTLVTSPNFRHPVTLAKDLISLDDVSDGRITLGIGAGGTGFDATALGQEAWTPRERADRFAEFVPLLDRLLSEGSVTHEGAFYSAVEARNIPGCVQRPRLPFAIAATGPRGLKLAARYGQAWVTTGDPKLFETGTPEQSLEAIAGQIDKLAKACADTGRKVEELDKVLLTGFTPDRGRPLESLDAFVDFAGKHIELGFTEIVVHAPIPDSDFAADQAVFERIATEAPAQLGG
- a CDS encoding RNA 2'-phosphotransferase, with the protein product MNPTSGTGGTVPPDERRTVKVSKYLSKHLRHQPERIGITLDANGWVEIDDLMRAASEHGFPFTRAELEHVVAVNDKRRFTIDGTLIRANQGHTVAVDLDLPASEPPEYLYHGTVSRNLDAIRADGLLPMARHDVHLSPDRETATRVGARRGRPVVLSVHAGALHRAGHVFRVSANGVWLTASVPPRFIRFPGAQRP
- a CDS encoding MerR family transcriptional regulator, whose product is MPEHVAAEYRIEDLAHHSGATVRTIRAYQDRGLLPRPERRGRSNVYGPAHLDRLHQIADLLDRGYTLASIKELMDAWDTGRGLGGVLGLVAEVQGPWTDEEGTRISRAELERRFGGAPDEDALAEAVALGVLEPIPGEEDEFLVPSPQELSVAVELHAAGVPLSAISGHLREVRQQVEHIASRFLEFTTEHVFARFLENGPPTDSDATEAAALVRRLRPLAQQTIDAELARAMRLFATLHLRQHLLADGPPKAEEERTTVILPAGTMRAVRRLVGPDDAAAFVRAATERELHNRALDAMASNRARSRQVDQID
- a CDS encoding SDR family oxidoreductase yields the protein MSVRGLPTARERRISTGGIELCVAELGDATRPTVVLVHGYPDSKEVWSKVATRLAEKFHVVLYDVRGHGRSTAPVPLRGGFTLEKLTDDFLAVADAVSPDRPVHLVGHDWGSVQAWEFVTVGRTEGRIASFTSMSGPSLDHFGHWIKRRTVRPTPRRVGQLLGQGAKSWYVYMLHTPVLPELAWRGPLGKYWPGILQRIEKVPSGDYPTASLPQDAARGAWLYRDNIRARLRRPRADAHAHAPVQLITPTGDAFLSERLYDDLDEWVPQLTRRSLAAKHWVPRTRPDQLSAWIADFVETHEARDGGSRGQETQARPATGPYAEHFAGRLVLVTGAASGIGRATALAFAAAGARVVAADRDAAGAADTAETCLLTGAYDAWAEVVDVSDEQAMEELAGKVAAEYGVVDVLVNNAGIGLSGPFLDTSSEDWKKVLDVNLWGVIHGCRIFGGQMAERGQGGHIVNTASAAAYLPSRALPAYSTSKAAVLMLSECLRAELAGRDIGVTAVCPGIVNTNITATARFAGVDETEEKRRQKRTARLYGLRNYPPEKVAEAILRAVVRNQAVVPVTPEARGARVLSRVSPGLLRAFARIEPRL
- a CDS encoding ABC transporter ATP-binding protein; its protein translation is MIATESLSKRFPRVTALDRLSLDIGPGVTGLVGANGAGKSTLIKILLGLSPATEGRAAVLGLDVATDGARIREQVGYMPEHDCLPPDVSATEFVVHMARMSGLPPTAARERTADTLRHVGLYEERYRPIGGYSTGMKQRVKLAQALVHDPKLVLLDEPTNGLDPVGRDEMLGLIRRVHTDFGISVLVTSHLLGELERTCDHVVVVDGGTLLRSSSTKEFTQTTTTLAVEVTDSDAHPDGTAALRAALTAAGLKLHDRTEDGLPGAGHVLLLEASGEETYDTVRDAVADLGLGLVRMEQRRHHIAEVFRPEAAKAMEVQA
- a CDS encoding ABC transporter permease — its product is MSTQPLGGQAPGTTRIHNIGYRNYDGPRLGRAYARRSLYSQSLRGAFGLGRSAKSKVLPMILLGIMCMVAAIIVAVAVATPNMTDLPLKYTRYAIIMQALIALFLASQAPQSVSRDLRFKSVPLYFSRPIERVDYVLAKFAAMASAVFVLTAAPLVILYAGALLAEFDFADQTKGFAQGLVSVAVLSVLFGGIGLVLAAFTPRRGFGVAAVIATLTITYGAVSTVQAIAWETGSAGVIQWLGLFSPVTLIDGLQTAFLGATSAFPGGEGPGAGVGVVYLLTVLALVAGSYGVLMRRYRKVGL
- a CDS encoding ABC transporter ATP-binding protein, giving the protein MSTLRIDNTSRWFGNVVAVNDVTMTIGPGVTGLLGPNGAGKSTLINMMGGFLAPSNGTVTLDGAQIWRNESVYRQIGVVPEREAMYDFLTGREFVVANAELHGLGTKEAQRALATVEMEYAQDRKVSTYSKGMRQRVKMASALVHDPSVLLLDEPFNGMDPRQRMQLMDLLRRMGAEGRTVLFSSHILEEVEQLASHIEVIVAGRHAASGDFRRIRRLMTDRPHRYLVRSSDDRALAAALIADPSTAGIEVDLAEGALRIQAVDFGRFTELLPRVAREHSIRLLTVSPSDESLESVFSYLVAA